A window of Saccharomyces paradoxus chromosome XIII, complete sequence genomic DNA:
TCCAATGATCAAGGTCCAGGAAAAACTATCCTTAAAGCAGTTTTATTCCGGGACCTCGATCGAGTTTACCTTAAACTTAAATGACGAATGTGATGCCTGCCATGGTAGTGGCTCTGCAGACGGTAAGTTGGCTCAATGTCCCGATTGTCAAGGTCGTGGGGTTATAATACAGGTGCTGCGCATGGGTATTATGACGCAGCAGATCCAGCAGATGTGTGGTAGGTGTGGTGGTACAGGACAAGTAATTAAGAACGAGTGTAAGACGTGTCACGGCAAAAAGGTTACcaagaagaacaagttCTTCCACGTTGACATTCCACCGGGCGCACCAAGAAACTACATGGACACAAGAGCCGGCGAGGCTGAAAAAGGGCCAGACTTTGACGCAGGTGATTTGATCATAGAATTCAAGGAAAAGGATACAGAAAACATGGGttacagaagaagaggcGACAATCTGTACAGAACAGAGGTTCTTTCTGCTGAGGAAGCACTATACGGTGGATGGCAGAGAACGATAGAATTCTTTGATGAGAACAAGCCCGTTAACTTATCCAGACCCCCTCACATGGTTGTCTCCAATGGCGAAGTTGAAGTTGTGAAGGGATTTGGCATGCCCAAGAGTACCAAGGGTCACGGCGATTTGTACATAGACTACGTAGTTATCATGCCAAGGACTCTCAAACGTGAGCAAGGTATGCTCAAAGATGAGTTGTAGACAGATAAATTCCTACGTACGCACACACACATATATAGATAGACAACCGGTCCTCTGCATCTGCTAATGGCCATTGGCTTCAATATCAATtaagaaaagcaagaaaaaaaccatCGCCAGTAAATTTCAGATTTGTTcgagaatttttttcgcGCGCTTTCTATcaaaaaggatgaaaaataaataaataaacaaagaaaatgaaaatagaCAACACTCATATATTGTTCTTATATAATACAGAACATCTATTGTTTCTGTGTTTTACTCTTTCCTGTTTCGGTCTCTCAAAGATTAGAGACTTAAAGTCGTTGAACTGACGATGCAACTATCTAAAAGTATATTACTTGCAGCGTTAGCTGCTACCCCATCTTTGGTGAGTGCCATGCTTCCCATCCATATCAAAAACTATAGGTTCATTAAACCTTCTTCTGCCACAAATAGCGAATCCGATAACGAAGTTTTCTTTGTGAAAGGTGTTGATTATCAGCCGGGAGGATCATCCGGCTACGATGCTGATTCTGATACAGATATTCTTTCTGACCCTGAAGTGTGTGCAAGAGACGCCTACACCTTCCAGCAACTCGGCGTCAACACAGTGAGAATATACTCCTTGAACCCTGATCTAAATCATGATAAGTGCATGACCATCTTCAATAACGCTGGTATCTATGCTATTTTGGATGTTAACAGTGGTAATTACGGTGAGAGTTTAAACCGTGCTGACCCATCTGGTACGTACGACTCTTTGTATTTGTCAAGAgtcttcaaatttattgacGCTTTCAAGAACTATCCTAACGTGCtaggatttttttctggtaACGAAGTCATAAATGATCAAAGCGACTATGCAAAAATCGATCCTCCATACATTCGCGCAGTTCAAAGAGATATGAAACAGTATATTTCAAAGCACGCAAACAGAAGTATCCCAGTCGGATACTCCGCTGCTGACAATACCGATTTAAGATTAGCAACTTTCAAGTACTTACAATGTAATTCGTTAGATGGAAATAAAGTCAATGATGATTTGGACATCTCTAGGTCTGATTTCTTCGGCCTAAACACTTATGAATGGTGCTCCGGCACCTCTAATTGGGAATCTTCCGGCTACGACAAGCTAAACTCAACTTTCGAAGATGCTGTCATTCCATTAATCTTCTCAGAGTATGGTTGCAACACAAATACGCCAAGAACTTTTGACGAAGTTTCTGAAGGTTTGTATGGTGGTTTGAAGAACGTCTTCTCGGGCGGGTTGGTCTATGAATACACCGAAGAAGCTAATAATTATGGGTTGGTTAAACTTGATGATAGCGGCTCCTTAACTTATAAGGACGATTTCGTTAATTTAGAATCACAATTGAAGAACATTTCATTGCCAACGACAAAAGAAAGCGAACTTTCTTCAGATTCTATCTACAAGTGTGATAATAGTGCCATCACTAAAATCTATTCTGGCTTTGGAACAAATAATTTCACTTTACCTTCTCAGCCAGCAGAGA
This region includes:
- the SCJ1 gene encoding Scj1p (DnaJ-like~similar to YMR214W), which encodes MIARLYIRLILSLLLLPLILAQDYYAILEIDKDATEKEIKSAYRQLSKKYHPDKNAGSEEAHHKFIEVGEAYDILSDPEKKKIYDQFGADAVKNGGGGGGGGGAGGPGAGGFHDPFDIFERMFQGGHGGSGGGFGQRQRQRGPMIKVQEKLSLKQFYSGTSIEFTLNLNDECDACHGSGSADGKLAQCPDCQGRGVIIQVLRMGIMTQQIQQMCGRCGGTGQVIKNECKTCHGKKVTKKNKFFHVDIPPGAPRNYMDTRAGEAEKGPDFDAGDLIIEFKEKDTENMGYRRRGDNLYRTEVLSAEEALYGGWQRTIEFFDENKPVNLSRPPHMVVSNGEVEVVKGFGMPKSTKGHGDLYIDYVVIMPRTLKREQGMLKDEL
- the GAS3 gene encoding putative 1,3-beta-glucanosyltransferase (1,3-beta-glucanosyltransferase~similar to YMR215W), with the protein product MQLSKSILLAALAATPSLVSAMLPIHIKNYRFIKPSSATNSESDNEVFFVKGVDYQPGGSSGYDADSDTDILSDPEVCARDAYTFQQLGVNTVRIYSLNPDLNHDKCMTIFNNAGIYAILDVNSGNYGESLNRADPSGTYDSLYLSRVFKFIDAFKNYPNVLGFFSGNEVINDQSDYAKIDPPYIRAVQRDMKQYISKHANRSIPVGYSAADNTDLRLATFKYLQCNSLDGNKVNDDLDISRSDFFGLNTYEWCSGTSNWESSGYDKLNSTFEDAVIPLIFSEYGCNTNTPRTFDEVSEGLYGGLKNVFSGGLVYEYTEEANNYGLVKLDDSGSLTYKDDFVNLESQLKNISLPTTKESELSSDSIYKCDNSAITKIYSGFGTNNFTLPSQPAEIANMIKYGVNGTNTGKILSDYAVPTTFNFTIKNNKDDTVSATISYDKANALNELDVTATAVAKSASTSQSSSHSVTSSASSTSSASSTSSTGSSSTSSSSKSKGVGNIVNVSFDQSGYVALFAGLISALL